The following coding sequences are from one Perognathus longimembris pacificus isolate PPM17 chromosome 13, ASM2315922v1, whole genome shotgun sequence window:
- the LOC125362577 gene encoding olfactory receptor 476-like, with amino-acid sequence MMKNCTRVTHFLLLGLAEQDWLKGTLFLLFLLIYLATLTGNLGMITLIHSSPQFHTPMYFFLSVLSFIDSCFSTVNTPRLLESFLTSRQAISYTGCMVQMALMTLHGTAECLLLAVMAYDRFAAICHPLLYHTIMSQPVCVLLVVATYTTSVANSALLTGYIFNLPYCCHNVINHYFCDIPPVLHLAVSYIYILVTICRMHSLEAQSKAFSTCASHLTIICLYYATVTFMYAQPSSRNSMEQNKIVSVFYTVVIPMLNPLIYSLRNKDVKAAIQRQCLGKLPAWLSHSTS; translated from the exons ATGATGAAGAACTGCACCCGAGTCACCCACTtcctcctgctggggctggcagaACAGGATTGGCTTAAGGGcaccctctttctcctcttcctgctcaTCTACTTAGCTACCCTCACAGGCAACCTGGGCATGATCACCCTGATCCACAGTAGCCCACAGTTCCAcacacccatgtacttcttcctgagTGTCCTTTCCTTCATAGACTCTTGTTTTTCTACAGTGAACACTCCTAGGCTGCTGGAAAGCTTCCTCACCTCTCGCCAGGCCATCTCCTATACAGGTTGTATGGTCCAGATGGCCCTCATGACTCTGCATGGTACTGCAGAGTGTCTGCTCCTAGCTGTCATGGCCTATGACCGATTTGCCGCCATCTGCCATCCTCTCCTCTACCATACCATTATGTCCCAGCCTGTGTGCGTCCTCCTGGTGGTGGCCACCTATACTACTTCTGTTGCTAATTCTGCTTTGTTGACCGGATATATCTTCAATTTGCCCTACTGTTGCCACAATGTGATTAATCACTATTTCTGTGATATCCCCCCTGTGCTCCATCTTGC GGTCTCCTACATCTACATCCTGGTGACCATCTGCAGAATGCACTCCCTGGAGGCCCAGAGCAAGGCATTCTCCACCTGTGCCTCCCACCTCACCATTATCTGTCTCTACTATGCTACTGTCACCTTCATGTATGCTCAGCCGAGTTCTCGGAATTCCATGGAACAAAACAAGATTGTGTCAGTCTTCTACACTGTGGTCATCCCCATGCTGAATCCTCTGATTTACAGCCTGCGGAATAAAGATGTGAAAGCTGCTATACAGAGGCAATGCCTTGGCAAGCTGCCTGCCTGGCTGTCACATTCCACGTCATAA